A window of the Microtus pennsylvanicus isolate mMicPen1 chromosome 4, mMicPen1.hap1, whole genome shotgun sequence genome harbors these coding sequences:
- the LOC142849055 gene encoding prolactin-3C1-like, whose protein sequence is MQMALTHPCSWMGLLLLVSSLLLWEHVTSTSDDQMTNEELYYKLLSISHRTRIVSREMYKILDKKLAKGRLFRDGRNNTCHITSIPTSKKTEDVLKVIINVSSAWKYPLKLLTPATLTHLGSYNGMLARAIEVNFGNQEVLEGAKILLSRIQPGFEENDYTNWPELKQLRSSNEDTHLLAFYKLFYCLRQDTKKVDRYLKSLRCRVIKNYKC, encoded by the exons ATGCAGATGGCATTGACtcatccatgctcct ggATGGGCCTGTTGCTGCTGGTGTCAAGCCTACTCCTTTGGGAACACGTGACCTCCACAAGCGATGACCAGATGACCAATGAAGAGTTGTATTACAAATTGCTTTCCATTTCACATCGCACCCGTATAGTTTCTCgagaaatgtataaaatatta GATAAGAAGTTAGCCAAGGGAAGATTGTTTAGAGACGGTAGAAACAACACCTGCCACATCACTTCCATCCCTACTTCAAAAAAA ACTGAAGACGTTCTGAAAGTGATCATCAATGTTTCGAGTGCCTGGAAGTATCCACTGAAACTGCTAACACCTGCAACGTTGACCCACTTAGGGTCCTATAATGGCATGCTGGCAAGAGCTATAGAGGTTAACTTTGGAAATCAAGAAGTTCTGGAGGGAGCAAAAATTTTACTCAGCAGG ATTCAGCCTGGATTTGAAGAAAATGACTATACTAACTGGCCAGAACTAAAACAACTAAGGTCTTCCAATGAAGACACTCATCTTTTGGCATTTTATAAACTCTTCTACTGCCTCCGCCAGGATACAAAAAAGGTTGACCGTTATCTCAAGTCCCTGAGGTGCCGAGTCATCAAAAATTATAAGTGTTAA